In Aeromicrobium marinum DSM 15272, one genomic interval encodes:
- the rplM gene encoding 50S ribosomal protein L13 produces MRTYSPKPADITRQWHVIDAEDIVLGRLAVQAATLLRGKHKATFAPHVDGGDFVIIVNAEKVALSGNKRTDKLAYRHSGYPGGLKSIAYGDLLEKDARKAIEKSVRGMLPKNRLGDQLIGKLKVYSGPEHPHAAQKPQPFEITQISQ; encoded by the coding sequence GTGCGCACGTACAGCCCCAAGCCTGCTGACATCACCCGTCAGTGGCACGTCATCGACGCCGAAGACATCGTCCTCGGCCGTCTCGCGGTCCAGGCTGCGACGCTGCTGCGCGGCAAGCACAAGGCGACCTTCGCCCCGCACGTCGACGGCGGCGACTTCGTGATCATCGTCAACGCCGAGAAGGTCGCCCTGTCGGGCAACAAGCGCACCGACAAGCTCGCCTACCGGCACAGCGGCTACCCGGGCGGCCTCAAGTCGATCGCCTACGGCGACCTGCTCGAGAAGGACGCCCGCAAGGCGATCGAGAAGTCGGTCCGGGGCATGCTGCCCAAGAACCGCCTGGGTGACCAGCTCATCGGCAAGCTCAAGGTCTACTCCGGCCCCGAGCACCCGCATGCCGCCCAGAAGCCCCAGCCCTTCGAGATCACGCAGATCTCCCAGTAA
- a CDS encoding alpha/beta fold hydrolase, with translation MPPGPSVDLWFADRGEGEPFVLLHPGGVDSRALDPLLDGLTGHYRLITPDQRGHGRTPDVDGPLGHDLMAADTAALIDRLGCGPVHLFGYSDGAIVALHVALARPDLVRDLVFAAAPFHHEGWHAGVLDGDPPAFLADSYGEVSPDGRDHWPVVVAKLDRMHHESPVVTTEQLHRLTLPVLVVLGDDDEVRLEHAVEMYQALPDGELAVVPRSTHAVIVEKPDLLVRLVRDFHDPDKGDGYVPLRRAGRG, from the coding sequence GTGCCGCCCGGGCCGTCCGTCGACCTGTGGTTCGCCGACCGCGGTGAGGGCGAGCCGTTCGTCCTGCTGCACCCCGGCGGGGTGGACTCCCGCGCCCTCGACCCCCTGCTCGACGGACTGACCGGTCACTACCGCCTGATCACGCCCGACCAGCGGGGCCACGGGCGGACGCCGGACGTCGACGGTCCTCTGGGCCACGACCTCATGGCCGCCGACACGGCGGCACTCATCGACCGGCTGGGGTGCGGGCCCGTGCACCTGTTCGGGTACAGCGACGGGGCGATCGTCGCCCTGCACGTCGCTCTCGCCCGACCCGACCTGGTGCGCGACCTGGTGTTCGCCGCGGCGCCGTTCCACCACGAGGGCTGGCACGCCGGTGTGCTCGACGGTGATCCGCCGGCGTTCCTGGCAGATTCCTACGGCGAGGTGTCACCGGACGGCCGAGACCACTGGCCCGTCGTGGTGGCCAAGCTGGACCGGATGCACCACGAGAGCCCGGTCGTCACCACCGAGCAGCTGCACCGGCTGACCCTGCCGGTGCTGGTGGTCCTCGGCGACGACGACGAAGTCCGTCTGGAGCACGCCGTCGAGATGTACCAGGCTCTCCCCGACGGTGAGCTGGCCGTCGTCCCCCGCTCGACCCACGCGGTGATCGTCGAGAAGCCGGACCTGCTGGTCCGACTGGTCCGCGAC
- the rpsI gene encoding 30S ribosomal protein S9 — translation MAQTEQAASTADDTDFQTDADGVAYTSESAPSADAPEKPATIVPGAATGRRKEAIARVRIVPGTGVWTVNGKPLEDYLPNKLHQQIAKEAFAETGLDGRFDVIARVTGGGMTGQAGALRLGVARALNGIDEEANRPVLKKAGLLTRDSRIKERKKAGLKKARKAPQYSKR, via the coding sequence GTGGCCCAGACTGAGCAGGCAGCGTCCACCGCGGACGACACCGACTTCCAGACCGACGCCGACGGCGTCGCGTACACCTCCGAGAGCGCGCCGTCCGCCGACGCTCCCGAGAAGCCCGCGACGATCGTGCCCGGCGCGGCCACCGGTCGCCGCAAGGAGGCGATCGCCCGCGTGCGCATCGTCCCCGGCACCGGCGTCTGGACCGTCAACGGCAAGCCGTTGGAGGACTACCTGCCCAACAAGCTGCACCAGCAGATCGCCAAGGAGGCGTTCGCCGAGACCGGTCTCGACGGCCGCTTCGACGTGATCGCCCGGGTGACCGGTGGCGGCATGACCGGACAGGCCGGCGCGCTGCGCCTCGGCGTGGCCCGGGCCCTCAACGGCATCGACGAGGAGGCCAACCGCCCGGTGCTGAAGAAGGCCGGACTCCTCACGCGCGACTCGCGCATCAAGGAGCGCAAGAAGGCCGGTCTCAAGAAGGCCCGCAAGGCGCCGCAGTACAGCAAGCGCTGA
- the glmS gene encoding glutamine--fructose-6-phosphate transaminase (isomerizing) translates to MCGIVGYVGQRSALDVVMGGLRRLEYRGYDSGGVALVADGEIVSAKKAGKLANLDAVLAETVMPPATTGIGHTRWATHGAPNDRNAHPHLDESGRVAVVHNGIIENFAELRAGIEASGRELSSETDTEVVAHLLAAEMERTPDLTEAVRLVCRQLEGAFTLVICHADHPGTVVGARRNSPLVVGRGDGENFLGSDVAAFIEFTRDAIELGQDQVVTITADDVVVTGFDGRPAETREYHVDWDLSAAEKGGYEWFMLKEIAEQPQAVADTLLGRHGRDGLLQLDEMRLSDDELRNVDKIVAIACGTSYYAAMVAKYAIEHWTRIPVEVELASEFRYRDPILDKTTLVVTISQSGETADTIEAIRYARQQRARVLSICNTNGSTIPRESDAVIYTHAGPEVAVASTKGFLSQLVACYLLGLYLAQVKGVKYGDEIARIIADLEGVPAGIQRMLDDGDEIRKVARDLAGSRSILFLGRHVGYPVALEGALKLKELAYIHAEGFSAGELKHGPIAVIEEGLPVFVVVPPKGRDLLQKKIVSNIQEVRARGARTIVLVEDGDDDVVPYADHLIRLPRLPTLLQPLVATVPLQIFACEFAAQLGHDVDQPRNLAKSVTVE, encoded by the coding sequence ATGTGCGGAATCGTCGGATACGTGGGGCAGCGCTCGGCACTCGACGTCGTGATGGGCGGTCTGCGGCGCCTGGAGTACCGCGGCTACGACTCCGGTGGTGTCGCCCTGGTCGCGGACGGCGAGATCGTGAGCGCCAAGAAGGCCGGCAAGCTCGCCAACCTCGACGCGGTGCTCGCCGAGACCGTGATGCCGCCGGCCACGACGGGCATCGGACACACCCGGTGGGCCACCCACGGTGCACCGAACGACCGCAACGCCCACCCGCACCTGGACGAGAGCGGCCGGGTCGCCGTGGTGCACAACGGCATCATCGAGAACTTCGCGGAGCTCCGCGCCGGCATCGAGGCATCGGGACGAGAGCTGTCGTCCGAGACCGACACCGAGGTGGTGGCCCACCTGCTGGCCGCGGAGATGGAGCGGACGCCGGACCTCACCGAGGCGGTGCGGCTGGTCTGCCGGCAGCTCGAGGGGGCGTTCACCCTGGTGATCTGTCATGCCGACCACCCCGGGACGGTGGTGGGCGCGCGCCGCAACTCCCCGTTGGTGGTCGGCCGCGGTGACGGCGAGAACTTCCTGGGGTCCGACGTGGCCGCGTTCATCGAGTTCACCCGGGACGCGATCGAGCTGGGGCAGGACCAGGTCGTCACCATCACCGCCGACGACGTCGTCGTGACGGGGTTCGACGGTCGCCCCGCCGAGACCCGCGAGTACCACGTCGACTGGGACCTGTCGGCCGCCGAGAAGGGCGGCTACGAGTGGTTCATGCTCAAGGAGATCGCCGAGCAGCCGCAGGCCGTGGCCGACACGCTGCTCGGCCGCCACGGTCGTGACGGACTGCTGCAGCTCGACGAGATGCGCCTGTCCGACGACGAGCTGCGCAACGTCGACAAGATCGTCGCCATCGCCTGCGGCACGTCCTACTACGCGGCCATGGTGGCCAAGTACGCGATCGAGCACTGGACCCGCATCCCCGTCGAGGTCGAGCTGGCCTCGGAGTTCCGCTACCGTGACCCGATCCTCGACAAGACCACGCTGGTCGTCACCATCAGCCAGTCGGGGGAGACCGCCGACACGATCGAGGCCATCCGCTACGCACGGCAGCAGCGGGCCCGCGTGCTGAGCATCTGCAACACCAACGGCTCGACCATCCCCCGGGAGTCCGACGCCGTCATCTACACCCACGCGGGCCCGGAGGTGGCCGTCGCCTCGACCAAGGGGTTCCTGTCCCAGCTGGTGGCCTGCTACCTGCTGGGGCTGTACCTGGCCCAGGTGAAGGGGGTCAAGTACGGCGACGAGATCGCCCGGATCATCGCCGATCTCGAGGGTGTGCCGGCAGGCATCCAACGGATGCTCGACGACGGTGACGAGATCCGCAAGGTCGCGCGCGACCTCGCCGGGTCACGCTCGATCCTGTTCCTCGGGCGGCACGTCGGCTACCCGGTCGCGCTGGAAGGGGCGCTGAAGCTCAAGGAGCTGGCCTACATCCACGCGGAGGGATTCAGCGCCGGCGAGCTCAAGCACGGTCCCATCGCAGTCATCGAGGAGGGTCTTCCGGTCTTCGTCGTGGTGCCGCCCAAGGGCCGTGACCTGCTGCAGAAGAAGATCGTGAGCAACATCCAGGAGGTCCGCGCCCGCGGGGCCCGCACGATCGTCCTGGTCGAGGACGGCGACGACGACGTCGTGCCGTACGCCGACCACCTGATCCGGCTCCCGCGGCTCCCCACGCTGCTGCAGCCGCTGGTCGCCACGGTGCCGCTGCAGATCTTCGCGTGCGAGTTCGCGGCGCAGCTGGGCCACGACGTCGACCAGCCCCGCAACCTCGCGAAGTCGGTCACGGTCGAGTGA
- a CDS encoding GNAT family N-acetyltransferase, with amino-acid sequence MTGITVVEPHDDAMITRWHEAYERAFDRPFDQPWTLAEKREHVRDDAYEHLTLVLLGDDAGRTVAGGWTKLPQKDNTGLAYVEVFVDPGHRRQGWGRRVESAVVDLARAAGRARVVGEAAWEVATPTGDAGRFAEACGYHLDLMYAQRELLLPAAVPALRLSPAYTLDSWRGSCPDAWVDQYADLRRRMNSEAPAGEVELEDEFWDAERVRADERSVAAQNRQMQITVARDGGGRLVGHTQLAFPGGSDEVYQWDTLVLPDHRGHGLGLALKVRTMQTSADLLAGRRRIHTYNAASNAPMIAVNEQLGYEQVAWVGEYARDV; translated from the coding sequence GTGACCGGCATCACGGTGGTGGAACCGCACGACGACGCGATGATCACCCGCTGGCACGAGGCGTACGAGCGGGCCTTCGACCGACCCTTCGACCAGCCGTGGACGCTGGCCGAGAAGCGTGAGCACGTGCGGGACGACGCCTACGAGCACCTGACCCTGGTGCTGCTGGGCGACGATGCCGGTCGCACCGTCGCCGGCGGGTGGACCAAGCTCCCGCAGAAGGACAACACCGGGCTGGCGTACGTCGAGGTGTTCGTCGACCCGGGCCACCGGCGCCAGGGCTGGGGACGCCGCGTCGAGTCGGCGGTCGTCGACCTCGCCCGGGCCGCCGGACGGGCCAGGGTCGTGGGGGAGGCCGCCTGGGAGGTGGCGACGCCGACCGGCGACGCAGGCCGCTTCGCCGAGGCCTGCGGCTACCACCTCGACCTGATGTACGCGCAGCGCGAGCTGTTGCTCCCGGCCGCGGTACCGGCCCTCCGCCTGTCACCGGCGTACACCCTCGACTCCTGGAGAGGGTCGTGCCCGGACGCCTGGGTCGACCAGTACGCGGATCTGCGACGCCGCATGAACTCCGAGGCCCCGGCCGGTGAGGTCGAGCTGGAGGACGAGTTCTGGGACGCCGAGCGGGTCCGCGCGGACGAACGGAGCGTCGCGGCGCAGAACCGGCAGATGCAGATCACCGTGGCCCGCGACGGCGGGGGCCGGCTGGTCGGCCACACCCAGCTGGCGTTCCCCGGGGGCAGCGACGAGGTCTACCAGTGGGACACGTTGGTGCTGCCCGACCACCGCGGCCACGGACTCGGGCTCGCCCTCAAGGTCCGCACCATGCAGACCTCGGCCGACCTGCTCGCCGGTCGCCGGCGGATCCACACGTACAACGCGGCATCCAACGCCCCGATGATCGCGGTCAACGAGCAGCTCGGCTACGAGCAGGTGGCGTGGGTCGGGGAGTACGCGCGCGACGTCTGA
- the coaA gene encoding type I pantothenate kinase, which translates to METMSRDTSPYVELERAAWAELAGDAPQPLSAAEIERVRGLGDELDLEEVRQVYLPLTQLISMRIRAASGLHRATEKFLGNPQPQRTPYVIGVAGSVAVGKSTTARLLRELLSHAPERPKVELVTTDGFLLPNDELRRRGLLERKGFPESYDRKALLRFVIDVKSGAEAAEAPVYSHLTYDVTDDVVTLNRPDVVIVEGLNVLAPARRRGDGSPGLAISDFFDFSIYVDASGRDIRGWYIERFLSLRKTAFADPDSYFHRYSELTDTEAAARAEELWDTINWPNLRENITTTRSRADLVLRKGKDHSVAWVRLRKL; encoded by the coding sequence ATGGAGACCATGTCACGCGACACGTCGCCGTACGTCGAGCTGGAGCGCGCCGCCTGGGCCGAGCTCGCCGGCGACGCCCCTCAACCGCTCAGTGCCGCCGAGATCGAGCGCGTCCGGGGGCTCGGCGACGAGCTGGACCTCGAGGAGGTCCGGCAGGTCTACCTTCCGTTGACGCAGCTGATCAGCATGCGCATCCGGGCCGCCTCCGGGTTGCACCGGGCCACCGAGAAGTTCCTCGGCAACCCCCAGCCGCAACGCACGCCGTACGTCATCGGCGTGGCGGGCTCGGTCGCGGTGGGCAAGTCGACGACCGCCCGGCTGCTGCGCGAGCTGCTGAGCCACGCCCCGGAGCGGCCCAAGGTCGAGCTCGTGACCACCGACGGCTTCCTGCTGCCCAACGACGAGCTGCGACGCCGCGGCCTGCTCGAACGCAAAGGGTTCCCGGAGTCCTACGACCGCAAGGCGCTGCTGCGGTTCGTCATCGACGTCAAGTCGGGGGCCGAGGCCGCGGAGGCTCCGGTCTACTCCCACCTGACGTACGACGTCACCGACGACGTGGTGACCCTCAACCGTCCCGACGTCGTCATCGTGGAGGGCCTCAACGTGCTGGCCCCGGCCCGGCGTCGGGGGGACGGCAGCCCCGGTCTGGCGATCAGCGACTTCTTCGACTTCTCGATCTACGTCGACGCCTCGGGTCGCGACATCCGCGGCTGGTACATCGAGCGGTTCCTGAGCCTGCGCAAGACGGCCTTCGCCGACCCCGACTCCTACTTCCACCGGTACAGCGAGCTCACCGACACCGAGGCCGCGGCCCGTGCCGAGGAGCTGTGGGACACGATCAACTGGCCGAACCTGCGCGAGAACATCACCACCACCCGCAGCCGGGCCGACCTCGTGCTGCGCAAGGGCAAGGACCACTCGGTCGCCTGGGTCCGCCTCCGCAAGCTCTGA
- the glmM gene encoding phosphoglucosamine mutase gives MGRIFGTDGVRGLANRDLTAELAVDLSVAAAHVLGERGEFADARPTAVVARDPRASGEFLEAAVVAGLASAGVDVHRLGVVPTPGCAFLTSFLEADMGVMISASHNPMPDNGIKFLARGGHKLDDAIELLIEQRLEEPWDRPTGRDVGRVGDSHAGLATYVRHLVDSVPARLDGLRVVLDCANGAAHESGPGAFEALGAEVVAIHDQPDGLNINEACGSTHLDDLQAAVVAHGAQAGFAFDGDADRCLAVDADGTVVDGDQLLAILATAARDAGGLRDDTVVATVMSNLGFVQAMEREQIRVVQTAVGDRYVLEAMRAGGYSVGGEQSGHVIMSEYATTGDGVLAALHVAARMVQTGRTLAELGALMTRLPQVLVNVPDVDKTRAATDPVLQGEVTAASARLEGRGRVLLRQSGTEPLVRVMVEAPTQDEAAAVADHLAGVVRSRLAL, from the coding sequence GTGGGTCGGATCTTCGGCACCGACGGTGTCCGCGGACTCGCCAACCGGGACCTGACCGCAGAGCTGGCCGTCGACCTGTCGGTGGCGGCGGCCCACGTGCTGGGCGAGCGCGGCGAGTTCGCCGACGCCCGGCCCACCGCTGTCGTCGCCCGCGACCCGCGGGCCTCGGGGGAGTTCCTCGAGGCCGCGGTGGTGGCCGGTCTGGCCTCGGCCGGCGTCGACGTGCACCGTCTGGGGGTCGTCCCCACTCCCGGCTGCGCGTTCCTCACCTCGTTCCTCGAGGCGGACATGGGGGTCATGATCTCGGCGAGCCACAACCCCATGCCCGACAACGGCATCAAGTTCCTCGCCCGCGGCGGGCACAAGCTCGACGACGCCATCGAGCTGCTCATCGAGCAGCGCCTGGAGGAGCCCTGGGACCGGCCCACGGGTCGGGACGTCGGCCGCGTGGGCGACAGCCACGCCGGGCTCGCCACCTACGTGCGGCACCTCGTCGACAGCGTCCCCGCGCGGCTCGACGGACTCCGCGTGGTGCTCGACTGCGCCAACGGCGCCGCCCACGAGTCCGGCCCCGGCGCCTTCGAGGCGCTCGGCGCCGAGGTGGTCGCGATCCACGACCAGCCCGACGGGCTCAACATCAACGAGGCCTGCGGCTCGACCCACCTGGACGACCTGCAGGCCGCGGTGGTCGCCCACGGTGCCCAGGCCGGTTTCGCCTTCGACGGCGACGCCGACCGGTGCCTGGCCGTCGACGCGGACGGCACGGTCGTCGACGGCGACCAGCTGCTCGCGATCCTCGCCACCGCGGCCCGCGACGCCGGCGGCCTGCGGGACGACACCGTCGTGGCGACCGTCATGAGCAACCTCGGCTTCGTGCAGGCGATGGAGCGCGAGCAGATCCGGGTGGTGCAGACCGCCGTGGGTGACCGGTACGTGCTCGAGGCGATGCGGGCCGGCGGCTACTCCGTCGGGGGCGAGCAGTCCGGTCACGTCATCATGAGCGAGTACGCGACCACCGGGGACGGCGTCCTGGCGGCGCTGCACGTGGCCGCCCGGATGGTGCAGACCGGCCGGACGTTGGCCGAGCTCGGAGCCCTCATGACCCGCCTGCCGCAGGTGCTGGTCAACGTGCCCGACGTCGACAAGACCCGTGCCGCGACCGACCCCGTCCTGCAGGGAGAGGTCACCGCCGCCTCGGCGCGGCTGGAGGGCCGCGGTCGGGTGCTGCTGCGGCAGTCGGGCACCGAGCCCCTCGTGCGGGTGATGGTCGAGGCCCCGACCCAGGACGAGGCCGCCGCCGTCGCGGACCATCTCGCCGGCGTGGTCCGCTCCCGCCTGGCCCTCTGA
- a CDS encoding citrate synthase, translating into MTENQTLTVRDNRTGEEYEIPILDGTIRAGDVGQIGRTDDEPGLAVYDPGFTNTASTRSAVTYIDGDRGILEYRGYPIEQLAEKSTYLEVAYLLIHGELPTKEQHDQWVHEITFHTFVHENLKSQLQGFRYDAHPMGMLLSSVGALSTFYPEARNIKDPDIRHEQIVRLIAKMPTLGAWSFRHAQGKPYVYPDNDLTYTENFLSMLFKMSEQKYDPDPRLAKALEVLFILHADHEQNCSTNAVRSVGSSQVDPYSAVSAGIAALYGPLHGGANEAVLKMLKRIGTVEKVPDFIEGVKNGDEKLMGFGHRVYKNYDPRATIIKKAVDDVFEVTGVNPLLKIAVELEKIALEDEYFVSRKLYPNVDFYSGLIYEALQFPPEMFTVLFAIPRTSGWLAQWLELVDDKEQKIARPKQIYTGGRQLDFVAASERWA; encoded by the coding sequence GTGACCGAGAACCAGACCCTCACCGTCCGTGACAACCGGACCGGCGAAGAGTACGAGATCCCGATCCTCGACGGCACGATCCGTGCCGGCGACGTCGGGCAGATCGGCCGCACCGACGACGAGCCGGGACTGGCCGTCTACGACCCGGGATTCACCAACACCGCGTCGACCCGCAGCGCCGTCACCTACATCGACGGTGACCGAGGGATCCTGGAGTACCGGGGCTACCCCATCGAGCAGCTGGCAGAGAAGTCCACGTACCTCGAGGTCGCCTACCTGCTCATCCACGGCGAGCTGCCCACGAAGGAGCAGCACGACCAGTGGGTGCACGAGATCACCTTCCACACCTTCGTCCACGAGAACCTGAAGTCGCAGCTGCAGGGCTTCCGCTACGACGCACACCCGATGGGCATGCTGCTGTCGAGCGTCGGTGCGCTGTCGACGTTCTACCCCGAGGCCCGCAACATCAAGGACCCCGACATCCGGCACGAGCAGATCGTGCGGCTCATCGCCAAGATGCCGACCCTCGGCGCCTGGTCCTTCCGGCACGCGCAGGGCAAGCCCTACGTCTACCCCGACAACGACCTGACCTACACCGAGAACTTCCTGTCGATGCTGTTCAAGATGAGCGAGCAGAAGTACGACCCGGACCCGCGGCTGGCCAAGGCGCTCGAGGTGCTGTTCATCCTGCACGCCGACCACGAGCAGAACTGCTCCACCAACGCCGTCCGTTCGGTGGGATCCAGCCAGGTCGACCCGTACTCCGCGGTCAGTGCGGGCATCGCAGCCCTCTACGGCCCGCTGCACGGCGGCGCCAACGAGGCCGTGCTCAAGATGCTGAAGCGCATCGGCACCGTCGAGAAGGTCCCGGATTTCATCGAGGGCGTCAAGAACGGTGACGAGAAGCTGATGGGCTTCGGGCACCGGGTCTACAAGAACTACGACCCGCGCGCCACGATCATCAAGAAGGCCGTCGACGACGTCTTCGAGGTCACCGGCGTCAACCCGCTGCTGAAGATCGCGGTGGAGCTGGAGAAGATCGCCCTCGAGGACGAGTACTTCGTGTCCCGCAAGCTGTACCCCAACGTCGACTTCTACTCCGGTCTCATCTACGAGGCGCTGCAGTTCCCGCCCGAGATGTTCACCGTGCTGTTCGCCATCCCCCGCACCTCGGGCTGGCTGGCGCAGTGGCTCGAGCTGGTCGACGACAAGGAGCAGAAGATCGCCCGGCCCAAGCAGATCTACACCGGTGGCCGGCAGCTCGACTTCGTCGCCGCCTCGGAGCGCTGGGCCTGA
- a CDS encoding holo-ACP synthase: MTRQVRGIGVDVVDLARFAETLERTPGIRERLFTGDERDLPLESLAGRFAAKEALVKALRGSHGLSWTDVEVVVDDRGAPSFRLFGPARDRCDQLGVTALHLSISHDTTVATAFVVAEEG, encoded by the coding sequence GTGACCCGGCAGGTGCGGGGCATCGGGGTCGACGTGGTGGACCTGGCCCGGTTCGCCGAGACCCTCGAGCGCACCCCGGGCATCCGGGAGCGACTCTTCACCGGCGACGAGCGGGACCTGCCGCTGGAGTCGCTCGCCGGCCGGTTCGCGGCCAAGGAGGCGCTGGTCAAGGCGCTGCGGGGATCGCACGGCCTGTCGTGGACCGACGTCGAGGTCGTCGTCGACGACCGGGGCGCGCCGTCGTTCCGCCTGTTCGGTCCGGCGCGTGACCGGTGCGACCAGCTGGGCGTCACCGCCCTGCACCTCTCGATCTCCCACGACACCACCGTCGCCACCGCCTTCGTGGTCGCCGAGGAGGGCTGA
- a CDS encoding bifunctional ADP-dependent NAD(P)H-hydrate dehydratase/NAD(P)H-hydrate epimerase has translation MLAAHTVADVRRAEQGLADDTGWDVLMQRAARGLADILDDRLPPGATPVVLVGPGHNGGDALFAAAHLGERGRRVNLCLLDPDRVHGPGLAAALAAGASVVDSPRGHTHLVDAVFGIGARPGLEGPAAEWARWQREEDPWTLAVDVPSGVDVDGGTLPGEHLLADVTVTFGTLKPALLLGPAADAAGDVVLVDIGLGPHLATPAVETFTPDDGPPAGHRMTGDGPEHKYSRGVLGVAAGSEAYAGAAHLVVAGAQAGPAGMIRFAGSAELGRRVVDRAPEVVAGPGRVQAWVVGPGGDDGTAELVRAALTEQVPVLLDATALQSLPDRFDVPALLTPHAGELARMLGVSRDDVDDDPWGHARAAASRWGATVLLKGRRTLVVPPEGPTRANRSGTRWLATAGTGDVLAGLAGAWLAAGLTPLEAGSVAAHLHGAAGVRANPGGPVTASGVAAAVPAVTADFLAGDLHRVRDW, from the coding sequence GTGCTCGCCGCCCACACGGTCGCCGACGTGCGTCGGGCCGAGCAGGGCCTCGCGGACGACACCGGCTGGGACGTCCTCATGCAGCGGGCCGCCCGCGGACTCGCCGACATCCTGGACGACCGGCTGCCCCCCGGGGCCACTCCCGTGGTGCTGGTCGGTCCCGGTCACAACGGCGGGGACGCGCTGTTCGCCGCGGCGCACCTGGGCGAGCGCGGTCGCCGCGTCAACCTGTGCCTGCTCGACCCCGACCGGGTGCACGGGCCCGGGCTGGCCGCCGCGCTCGCGGCCGGCGCCAGCGTCGTGGACTCCCCGCGCGGGCACACCCACCTCGTCGACGCGGTGTTCGGGATCGGGGCCCGACCCGGATTGGAGGGTCCGGCCGCCGAGTGGGCCCGTTGGCAGCGCGAGGAGGATCCGTGGACCCTCGCCGTCGACGTGCCGTCGGGTGTCGACGTCGACGGCGGCACGTTGCCCGGTGAGCACCTGCTGGCCGACGTGACGGTGACGTTCGGGACGCTCAAGCCGGCGCTGCTGCTGGGTCCGGCCGCCGACGCCGCGGGCGACGTCGTGCTGGTCGACATCGGACTCGGGCCGCACCTGGCGACGCCCGCCGTCGAGACCTTCACCCCGGACGACGGGCCCCCTGCCGGTCACCGGATGACCGGAGACGGTCCGGAGCACAAGTACTCGCGCGGTGTGCTCGGCGTGGCCGCCGGGTCGGAGGCCTACGCGGGGGCCGCTCACCTGGTCGTCGCCGGTGCCCAGGCCGGGCCCGCCGGGATGATCCGGTTCGCCGGGTCCGCCGAGCTCGGCCGACGTGTCGTCGACCGGGCGCCGGAAGTGGTCGCCGGACCGGGACGGGTGCAGGCCTGGGTCGTGGGACCGGGCGGCGACGACGGGACCGCCGAGCTGGTCCGGGCCGCGCTCACCGAGCAGGTGCCGGTGCTGCTCGACGCCACGGCACTGCAGTCGCTGCCCGACCGGTTCGACGTCCCCGCCCTGCTGACTCCGCACGCGGGCGAGCTCGCCCGGATGCTCGGCGTCTCGCGGGACGACGTCGACGACGACCCGTGGGGTCACGCCCGGGCCGCGGCCTCGCGGTGGGGGGCGACGGTCCTGCTCAAGGGTCGGCGCACCCTGGTCGTGCCTCCCGAGGGCCCGACCCGCGCCAACCGCTCCGGCACGCGGTGGCTCGCCACGGCCGGCACGGGCGACGTGCTCGCCGGGCTCGCCGGCGCCTGGTTGGCCGCCGGGCTCACTCCGCTGGAGGCCGGCTCGGTGGCGGCACACCTGCACGGGGCCGCCGGGGTCCGGGCCAACCCCGGCGGCCCGGTCACGGCCTCGGGGGTCGCTGCCGCCGTGCCGGCCGTGACCGCTGACTTCCTGGCGGGGGACCTGCACCGGGTGCGTGACTGGTGA